A stretch of the Fusobacterium varium genome encodes the following:
- a CDS encoding glutamate racemase, with protein sequence MKKDYSIGVFDSGVGGTTVLKIMAEILPHENMIYYADSGNAPYGKKTTEELQSLCFNIMDFFLKNRCKAVVIACNTATAAALTAIKERYDIPVIGVITPGSRAAANTSKNGHIAVLATPFTANSNAYGEEIKKFDKKASVYQEGCSELCTMIEEGWETFENRGDILDGHISKFPGSADTLVLGCTHYPIIKEDIKKYFSGKIVDPAKETVAELIDTLRDDDLLNNSKEKGKIEFFVSGNKEQFKKTAEKFLGFEVKKLYQIEK encoded by the coding sequence ATGAAGAAAGATTACAGTATTGGAGTATTTGACTCTGGAGTTGGTGGCACAACTGTACTAAAGATAATGGCAGAAATATTACCCCATGAAAATATGATATATTATGCTGATAGTGGGAATGCTCCATATGGAAAGAAAACAACAGAGGAATTACAAAGTTTATGTTTTAATATAATGGATTTTTTTTTGAAGAATAGATGCAAAGCTGTTGTTATAGCTTGTAATACAGCTACAGCTGCTGCTTTAACTGCAATAAAGGAAAGATATGATATACCTGTAATAGGAGTAATAACTCCAGGTTCAAGAGCAGCTGCAAATACAAGTAAAAATGGTCATATTGCTGTATTGGCAACTCCTTTTACTGCAAACTCAAATGCTTATGGAGAGGAAATAAAGAAATTTGATAAAAAAGCTTCTGTATATCAAGAGGGATGTTCTGAACTATGTACTATGATAGAAGAGGGATGGGAGACTTTTGAAAATAGAGGAGATATTTTAGATGGGCATATATCAAAATTTCCAGGATCAGCAGATACACTGGTATTGGGATGCACCCATTATCCTATTATAAAAGAAGATATAAAAAAATATTTTTCTGGAAAAATAGTTGATCCAGCAAAGGAAACTGTTGCTGAACTTATTGATACATTGAGAGATGATGATTTATTAAATAATTCTAAAGAGAAAGGAAAAATAGAATTCTTTGTCAGTGGAAATAAAGAACAGTTCAAAAAAACAGCAGAAAAGTTTTTAGGATTTGAAGTTAAAAAACTTTACCAGATAGAAAAGTAA
- the prs gene encoding ribose-phosphate pyrophosphokinase — MVKSENVKIFAGTSNVALAAKIAERYGLPLGEAEVVRFKDGEVFVKIDETVRGRDVFVVQSTSEPVNENLMELLIFIDALKRASAKSINVIIPYYGYARQDRKSSPREPITSKLVANLLTKSGANRIVAMDLHADQIQGFFDIPVDHMQALPLMVKYFMKKGLYGDDVVVVSPDIGGVKRARKLAEWLDCKIAIIDKRRPKPNMSEVMNLIGEVQGKTAIFIDDMIDTAGTITNGAAAIIDRGAKEAYACCTHAVFSDPAIERLAASPLKEVIVTDSIALPERKKLDKVTVLSVDEIFSEAINRIVNNQSVSELFEKAETKRNVK, encoded by the coding sequence ATGGTTAAATCTGAAAATGTTAAGATTTTTGCTGGAACATCAAATGTGGCTTTAGCTGCAAAAATTGCTGAGAGGTATGGTCTGCCACTAGGAGAAGCAGAAGTAGTTAGATTTAAAGATGGTGAGGTTTTTGTTAAAATTGATGAAACAGTTAGAGGTAGAGATGTTTTTGTAGTACAATCAACTTCTGAACCTGTTAATGAAAACTTAATGGAACTTCTAATTTTTATTGATGCATTAAAAAGAGCATCTGCAAAAAGTATCAATGTCATTATTCCTTATTATGGATATGCAAGACAAGATAGAAAATCTAGTCCTAGAGAACCAATTACTTCTAAATTAGTAGCAAATTTATTAACAAAATCAGGGGCTAACAGAATTGTTGCCATGGACCTACATGCTGATCAAATACAAGGATTTTTTGATATCCCAGTAGATCATATGCAAGCTTTACCACTAATGGTAAAATATTTCATGAAAAAAGGACTTTATGGAGATGATGTAGTAGTAGTTTCTCCAGATATTGGTGGAGTAAAAAGAGCTAGAAAATTAGCAGAATGGTTAGATTGTAAAATAGCCATTATTGATAAAAGAAGACCAAAACCAAATATGTCAGAAGTTATGAACCTTATAGGAGAAGTTCAAGGAAAAACTGCTATATTTATAGATGATATGATTGATACAGCTGGAACTATTACAAATGGTGCTGCTGCTATAATTGACAGAGGAGCAAAAGAAGCGTATGCTTGTTGTACACATGCAGTATTCTCTGATCCTGCTATTGAAAGATTAGCTGCATCTCCTTTAAAAGAAGTTATAGTAACTGATTCTATTGCTCTGCCAGAAAGAAAAAAATTAGATAAAGTAACAGTTCTTTCGGTTGATGAAATTTTCTCAGAAGCTATTAATAGAATTGTAAATAATCAGTCAGTTTCTGAATTATTTGAAAAAGCTGAAACAAAAAGAAATGTTAAATAA